From Callithrix jacchus isolate 240 chromosome 3, calJac240_pri, whole genome shotgun sequence, a single genomic window includes:
- the LOC144581896 gene encoding uncharacterized protein LOC144581896, with amino-acid sequence MSQRKQVPRGQMTWRSAPGTKEKMEPGRHQEGGEKVKTEILITGLLYWSELRKSAPRQSMSSCPQLAQGSLLCPYNKQTTKEQSFSLVLVRKLNGALGHHSYKLLTP; translated from the exons ATGTCCCAGAGGAAGCAGGTGCCGCGCGGTCAGATGACGTGGAGATCTGCGCCAGGGACGAAGGAGAAGATGGAGCCGGGAAGACACCAGGAAGGAG GTGAGAAAGTGAAGACGGAGATTCTAATAACAGGCTTGTTGTACTGGAGCGAGCTTAGAAAGTCAGCACCGAGACAAag CATGTCCTCATGTCCGCAGCTAGCACAAGGAAGCCTGCTGTGTCCCTACAATAAGCAAACAACCAAGGAGCAGTCATTCTCCCTTGTTCTAGTTCGCAAGCTAAATGGAGCCTTGGGCCATCATTCCTATAAACTGCTGACTCCATAA